From Hippea alviniae EP5-r, the proteins below share one genomic window:
- a CDS encoding AMP-binding protein, with the protein MLSYAFEGSTTPFIAKTIGDVLDEAAEKYSNNDCLISLHQNIKMNYREFKEEVDRLAKGLLALGIKKGDKVAIWSTNNVEWVLTQFATAKIGAVLVTVNPAYRTNELEYALKQSEVNTLILIENFKTSDYIDMFYKVAPFARGAIPGQIHSNKLPHLRNVICISDTKHTGMFKWKDVLDMASRVDDSELRDRQKSLDFDDAINIQYTSGTTGFPKAATLSHFNILNNGFFVGEMMKFTDKDRLCIPVPFYHCFGMVMSNLTCVTHGATMVLPSEYFNPLAVLKAVEQEKCTALHGVPTMFIAELEHPDFKKFDLSTLRTGIMAGSPCPVEVMKRVNTEMHMSQVEIAYGQTEASPVITQTPADDTLEHRTETVGRPLPYVEVKIIDPETGKILPVGEQGELCARGYNVMKYYYNNPKATAEAIDEDGWLHTGDLATMTEDGYFKITGRIKDMIIRGGQNIYPREIEEFLYTHPKVADVQVIGVPDRKYGEEVCAWIRLKEGETATEEEIKEYCQGRIAHYKIPKYIKFTDSFPMTVTGKIRKVEMREISIKELGLEDVAKIETA; encoded by the coding sequence ATGTTAAGCTATGCGTTTGAAGGTTCAACGACGCCATTTATAGCAAAAACTATTGGAGATGTTTTAGACGAAGCTGCGGAGAAATATTCAAATAATGACTGTTTAATAAGTTTGCATCAAAATATAAAAATGAATTATAGAGAGTTTAAAGAAGAAGTGGATAGGCTTGCCAAGGGACTTTTGGCACTTGGCATAAAAAAGGGTGATAAGGTTGCCATCTGGTCAACGAATAATGTTGAATGGGTTTTGACGCAATTTGCAACGGCAAAAATAGGTGCTGTGCTTGTTACTGTAAACCCTGCATATAGAACTAATGAGCTTGAGTATGCCTTGAAGCAATCAGAAGTTAATACGCTTATTTTGATAGAGAATTTTAAAACTTCGGATTATATAGATATGTTCTATAAAGTTGCACCGTTTGCCCGTGGTGCTATACCTGGACAGATTCACTCAAACAAACTGCCGCACTTAAGGAATGTTATTTGTATAAGCGATACAAAGCATACGGGCATGTTTAAATGGAAAGATGTGCTTGATATGGCAAGCAGAGTTGATGATAGTGAACTTAGGGATAGACAAAAGAGCCTTGATTTTGACGATGCAATAAACATTCAATACACATCGGGAACAACGGGATTCCCTAAGGCTGCAACATTGAGTCATTTTAACATTCTCAACAACGGGTTCTTTGTAGGCGAAATGATGAAGTTTACCGATAAGGATAGACTCTGCATACCTGTGCCGTTTTATCACTGTTTCGGCATGGTTATGAGTAATTTGACATGTGTAACGCATGGTGCAACGATGGTTTTACCTAGTGAATATTTCAATCCTTTGGCTGTTTTGAAGGCTGTTGAGCAGGAGAAGTGCACTGCTTTGCATGGTGTTCCTACTATGTTTATAGCTGAGCTTGAGCATCCGGACTTTAAAAAGTTTGATTTATCAACATTAAGAACAGGTATAATGGCTGGTTCTCCGTGTCCGGTTGAAGTAATGAAGCGGGTTAATACAGAAATGCACATGAGTCAGGTTGAGATAGCTTATGGTCAGACAGAGGCAAGCCCAGTTATAACACAAACTCCTGCAGATGATACGCTTGAGCATAGGACCGAGACAGTAGGACGACCACTACCTTATGTGGAAGTAAAGATAATCGACCCTGAGACGGGTAAGATTCTGCCTGTTGGCGAACAAGGTGAGCTATGCGCTCGTGGATATAATGTTATGAAATATTACTACAACAACCCAAAGGCAACGGCAGAAGCAATAGATGAAGATGGATGGCTACATACAGGTGACCTTGCAACAATGACGGAAGATGGATATTTCAAGATAACGGGCAGAATTAAGGATATGATAATCAGAGGCGGTCAAAATATTTACCCAAGAGAGATAGAAGAGTTCTTATACACGCACCCGAAGGTTGCAGATGTGCAGGTTATCGGTGTGCCTGACAGAAAATACGGCGAAGAAGTTTGTGCATGGATTAGGCTTAAAGAAGGTGAGACGGCAACAGAAGAAGAGATTAAAGAGTATTGCCAGGGCAGGATAGCTCATTACAAGATTCCAAAATATATCAAGTTCACCGACTCATTTCCAATGACGGTTACGGGCAAGATAAGAAAGGTTGAGATGCGAGAGATTTCCATAAAAGAACTTGGCCTTGAAGATGTTGCCAAAATAGAGACTGCTTAA